Proteins encoded by one window of Lathyrus oleraceus cultivar Zhongwan6 chromosome 1, CAAS_Psat_ZW6_1.0, whole genome shotgun sequence:
- the LOC127083848 gene encoding uncharacterized protein LOC127083848 has product MELARRRGMENGGDEEMDVETPVSEQRFYPSHPGLVKKRAYIFDGLGNFYNKEWDLADLYQKEEKVSDVEEGRGNEFSWYHVELPKGNQKLAQSAQDLIGVLCPPLKLQDILSLISNGPFCAHVDGALVFRVNSPGPPSSDFTFRLAARVTENSVITVSLGRVPRLGFSRMGESLLSEVPSVESSSQFNGQQKESSGTVIKEHVLEFLLTMNHSEEADNPVPRSVSNLVVHIVDTHVDQLQDLVTKLEMELDSVELDLDKGGYTLKKQMLDDRRFPKLHINLQRLLQVIAHGEQVYLRVKEKSSSKRWFANEDINSLEELIGRLRRLKENVGFIVNRVTAIQAGLDSWQSEQINRKLYYLSFLSIIFLPLSIITGVFGMNVGGVPWTGQNAPELKDGFRNVMLVCVAMLVLVLLCFIFPALYMRIAAVWREKRTLGRHWSLNRKSLLRRPLRIEDAARGGYLRI; this is encoded by the exons ATGGAACTAGCTAGGCGTAGAGGAATGGAGAATGGGGGAGATGAGGAGATGGATGTTGAAACTCCTGTATCGGAGCAACGATTCTATCCTTCCCATCCGGGTttggtgaagaagagagcttATATATTTGATGGTTTGGGGAACTTTTATAATAAGGAATGGGATCTGGCGGACCTTTATCAGAAAGAAGAAAAGGTATCGGATGTTGAGGAAGGACGGGGGAACGAGTTTTCTTGGTACCATGTTGAACTTCCGAAAGGGAATCAGAAGTTGGCGCAATCTGCACAGGATTTGATTGGTGTTTTATGTCCGCCTTTGAAGCTACAGGATATTCTTTCGCTTATTAGCAATGGACCGTTTTGTGCACATGTAGATGGTGCACTTGTGTTTCGGGTTAATTCACCTGGTCCTCCTTCTAGTGATTTTACATTCAGACTTGCTGCTAGAGTTACTGAGAATTCAGTGATTACAGTGTCCTTAGGGCGTGTTCCTCGGCTAGGTTTCTCACGTATGGGGGAATCTTTACTTTCGGAAGTTCCTAGCGTTGAAAGCTCATCTCAGTTTAATGGTCAGCAGAAGGAAAGTAGTGGGACTGTGATTAAGGAGCATGTTCTTGAATTCTTGTTGACTATGAATCATTCTGAGGAAGCTGACAATCCTGTTCCTAGATCTGTCTCAAATCTCGTTGTGCACATAGTTGATACACACGTAGACCAGCTTCAAGATCTCGTGACAAAGCTTGAGATGGAGTTGGACTCTGTGGAGCTTGATCTTGATAAAG GTGGTTATACTCTGAAGAAACAAATGCTAGATGATAGAAGATTTCCCAAACTACATATTAATTTGCAGCGGCTCCTGCAG GTGATTGCCCATGGAGAACAAGTGTATCTTCGTGTAAAAGAAAAATCCTCTTCGAAAAGATGGTTTGCGAACGAAGACATTAACTCTCTTGAAGAACTAATTGGAAGGTTGAGAAGGCTAAAGGAAAATGTAGGGTTTATAGTTAATCGTGTCACGGCAATACAGGCTGGTCTTGACAGCTGGCAGTCGGAGCAAATAAATCGTAAACTATACTATCTCTCGTTCCTATCAATAATTTTCCTCCCGCTGTCCATCATAACAGGAG TTTTTGGCATGAATGTTGGAGGAGTTCCATGGACAGGTCAAAATGCCCCAGAGCTAAAGGATGGTTTCCGCAATGTCATGTTAGTCTGTGTGGCCATGCTTGTTCTTGTACTACTTTGCTTCATTTTCCCGGCTCTATATATGCGTATAGCTGCTGTTTGGCGAGAAAAGAGAACTCTTGGAAGACACTGGTCACTTAACAGGAAATCATTGTTGAGGAGACCGTTAAGAATAGAAGATGCAGCGAGAGGAGGTTACCTTCGGATTTAA
- the LOC127083837 gene encoding heat shock 70 kDa protein, mitochondrial translates to MAAATALLRSLRRRDVASSSYSVFRSLTNGSTKPAYVSHSWSSLSRPFSSRPAGNDVIGIDLGTTNSCVSVMEGKNPKVIENSEGARTTPSVVAFNQKGELLVGTPAKRQAVTNPTNTLFGIKRLIGRRFDDAQTQKEMKMVPFKIVKAPNGDAWVEANGQQYSPSQIGAFVLTKMKETAESYLGKTVSKAVVTVPAYFNDAQRQATKDAGRIAGLDVQRIINEPTAAALSYGMNNKEGLIAVFDLGGGTFDVSILEISNGVFEVKATNGDTFLGGEDFDNALLEFLVSEFKRTESIDLSKDRLALQRLREAAEKAKIELSSTSQTEINLPFITADASGAKHLNITLTRSKFEALVNNLIERTRAPCQSCLKDANISVKDIDEVLLVGGMTRVPKVQEVVSAIFGKSPSKGVNPDEAVAMGAALQGGILRGDVKELLLLDVTPLSLGIETLGGIFTRLINRNTTIPTKKSQVFSTAADNQTQVGIKVLQGEREMATDNKMLGEFELVGIPPSPRGMPQIEVTFDIDANGIVTVSAKDKSTGKEQQITIRSSGGLSDDEIDKMVKEAELHAQKDQERKALIDIRNSADTSIYSIEKSLGEYREKIPSEVAKEIEDAISDLRSAMSGENIDEIKSKLDAANKAVSKIGEHMSGGSSGGPSAGGSQGGDQAPEAEYEEVKK, encoded by the exons ATGGCTGCTGCCACCGCCTTGCTCCGCTCTCTCCGCCGCCGAGATGTTGCTTCTTCTTCCTACTCCGTCTTTCGTTCG TTAACAAACGGCAGTACTAAGCCTGCATATGTTAGTCACAGTTGGTCAAGTTTGTCTCGGCCATTCAG TTCAAGGCCCGCTGGAAATGATGTCATTGGTATTGATTTGGGTACAACTAATTCATGTGTTTCTGTTATGGAGGGAAAG AATCCAAAAGTCATTGAGAATTCTGAAGGTGCACGAACTACACCATCGGTGGTTGCTTTCAACCAGAAAGGGGAGCTGCTTGTAGGTACACCAGCCAAGCGTCAAGCTGTAACTAACCCAACAAACACTCTATTTGGTATCAAGCGTCTGATTGGTAGGCGCTTTGATGATGCACAAACCCAAAAAGAGATGAAAATGGTTCCATTCAAGATTGTTAAGGCTCCCAATGGAGATGCATGGGTTGAAGCTAATGGACAGCAATATTCCCCTAGCCAAATTGGTGCCTTTGTTCTCACCAAGATGAAGGAAACTGCAGAATCTTATCTTGGAAAGACAGTTTCTAAGGCTGTAGTTACTGTTCCAGCTTACTTCAATGATGCTCAAAGGCAGGCAACAAAAGACGCTGGTAGAATTGCAGGTCTTGATGTGCAAAGAATCATCAATGAGCCCACTGCTGCCGCACTTTCATATGGGATGAACAACAAGGAGGGTCTCATTGCTGTTTTTGACCTTGGTGGTGGAACATTTGATGTTTCCATCTTAGAAATTTCTAATGGTGTTTTTGAG GTGAAAGCAACAAATGGTGACACTTTCTTGGGAGGAGAGGACTTTGATAATGCCTTATTGGAGTTTTTGGTGAGTGAATTCAAGAGGACTGAGAGTATTGACCTTTCTAAGGATAGGCTTGCCTTGCAAAGGCTTCGCGAAGCTGCTGAGAAAGCTAAGATAGAACTGTCTTCAACATCTCAGACAGAGATAAACTTGCCTTTCATCACTGCTGATGCATCTGGTGCTAAGCATCTGAACATCACATTGACTAGATCTAAGTTTGAAGCTCTAGTAAATAACTTGATTGAAAGAACTAGGGCTCCATGTCAGAGCTGTTTGAAGGATGCAAACATATCTGTCAAGGACATTGACGAGGTTCTTCTTGTTGGAGGGATGACCCGTGTGCCTAAAGTCCAAGAGGTGGTTTCAGCGATATTTGGAAAGTCTCCCAGTAAAGGAGTAAATCCTGATGAGGCAGTTGCAATGGGAGCAGCACTCCAGGGTGGTATCCTACGTGGAGATGTTAAAGAGCTACTGCTTTTGGATGTAACACCCCTCTCTCTGGGTATTGAGACTTTGGGTGGTATCTTTACAAGGTTAATCAACCGTAACACTACTATTCCCACAAAAAAGAGTCAG GTCTTTTCAACGGCAGCTGACAATCAGACACAAGTAGGTATCAAGGTGTTACAAGGTGAGCGGGAAATGGCTACTGACAACAAAATGCTTGGAGAATTTGAGCTTGTTGGCATTCCTCCTTCTCCAAGAGGCATGCCTCAGATTGAGGTCACTTTTGACATTGATGCCAACGGTATTGTTACCGTGTCGGCCAAAGACAAGTCCACCGGTAAAGAACAACAAATCACTATTAGGTCGTCTGGTGGACTTTCAGATGATGAGATTGACAAGATGGTGAAAGAAGCAGAGTTACATGCTCAAAAAGATCAAGAAAGAAAGGCTCTCATCGATATTAGAAACAGTGCGGATACTTCCATCTATAGCATCGAGAAGAGCTTAGGTGAATATAGAGAGAAGATTCCTAGTGAAGTGGCCAAAGAAATTGAGGATGCAATTTCAGATTTGAGAAGTGCCATGTCAGGGGAGAATATTGACGAAATCAAGTCAAAGCTTGATGCGGCTAACAAAGCCGTCTCCAAGATTGGAGAGCACATGTCAGGTGGTTCTAGTGGCGGTCCCTCAGCTGGTGGTTCTCAAGGGGGGGACCAAGCTCCAGAAGCCGAATATGAAGAGGTGAAGAAATGA